The Geotalea uraniireducens Rf4 genome window below encodes:
- a CDS encoding DMT family transporter — MNDKIDNSPVSNGKALFWLVVTTVLWGGSFVFNKIGFREIPPVMFLFLRFLLATIVMGLICIPRLRQVNLEIIKKGGLLGMALAAANLSFVIGVNGTTVTRAGFLNNLFVLIVPLLCFIIWRDKVDRLTFAGIFLAAFGIGGLASGGGFSHGDLYSTICALFIAIHIIAVSRLLRSGDVYLVTLSQFATVTAIGGILTVILPEQPFHIGPVSAGALLYCAIFPTVICFTLQNTFQRYTTPTRAGLIYTLDPVWSMLGGFVLLGERLNTREWLGCGLIFGAVAVPLLVKLSIERRAVGHYRSQTSE; from the coding sequence ATGAACGACAAAATCGACAATTCTCCTGTTTCAAACGGCAAGGCTCTCTTCTGGCTGGTCGTCACCACCGTCCTCTGGGGGGGGAGCTTCGTCTTCAACAAGATCGGCTTTCGAGAGATTCCACCGGTCATGTTTCTCTTCCTGCGTTTTCTTCTCGCGACCATCGTCATGGGCCTGATCTGTATCCCCAGGCTTCGGCAGGTGAACCTGGAGATCATTAAAAAAGGGGGGCTGCTGGGAATGGCGCTGGCCGCCGCCAATCTCTCCTTTGTCATCGGCGTAAACGGCACGACTGTCACCAGGGCCGGTTTTCTCAACAACCTCTTCGTCCTCATCGTGCCGCTGCTCTGTTTCATTATTTGGCGGGACAAGGTAGACAGGCTGACCTTTGCCGGAATTTTTCTGGCAGCGTTCGGCATCGGAGGGCTGGCCAGCGGCGGCGGATTCAGCCACGGCGACCTGTATTCCACCATCTGCGCCCTTTTTATCGCTATCCACATCATCGCCGTCTCCAGGCTTTTGCGCAGCGGAGATGTCTATCTGGTCACGCTGTCCCAATTTGCCACCGTAACCGCCATCGGCGGCATCCTCACCGTCATCCTGCCGGAGCAGCCGTTTCACATCGGCCCGGTTTCCGCCGGCGCGCTCCTCTACTGCGCCATCTTCCCGACTGTCATCTGCTTCACCCTGCAAAACACCTTTCAGCGTTACACCACGCCGACCCGCGCCGGCCTCATCTATACCCTCGATCCGGTCTGGAGCATGCTGGGGGGATTTGTCCTTTTGGGAGAACGGCTGAACACCAGGGAATGGCTCGGCTGCGGGCTGATCTTCGGCGCTGTCGCCGTGCCGCTGCTGGTGAAACTGTCCATCGAGCGGCGGGCCGTCGGCCACTATCGATCGCAGACCTCGGAATAA
- a CDS encoding DUF3187 family protein, whose amino-acid sequence MKINKIIFPFLAMLGILPLSERPLSAAEITPFYTQNQSPLVQIFGLPAAGSAIVLPPGHGAGVLVLDVANNFAQGSNGLTGEAILLDGESYRTTLAFRYGIGKGIEGGIDLPLVGQGGGFLDGFIEGWHDFFALPQGGRKEAPRNRLLYDYSKNGQERLRIDDSSFGVGDLRLSGGFQLYDDGKKNPRALALRASLKFPTGESARLHGSGSTDFALWLTGSDDYGLPSGGHLGLFGAVGGMGMSDGDVLKGQQRNVVGFGTLGIGWSPAEVIAFKTQLSGHTPFYRDSDLRELTGSALQLLIGGTIAFSERTALDIGVSEDVAVDTSPDIAFHLALSRRF is encoded by the coding sequence ATGAAAATCAACAAGATCATCTTCCCGTTTCTCGCCATGCTCGGCATACTGCCCCTTTCTGAGCGACCGCTATCTGCCGCAGAAATAACCCCCTTCTACACCCAGAACCAGAGCCCGCTGGTGCAGATTTTCGGTCTTCCCGCCGCAGGCAGCGCCATTGTCCTGCCTCCCGGACATGGAGCAGGGGTGCTGGTCCTTGATGTGGCGAATAATTTCGCCCAAGGCAGCAACGGCCTGACAGGGGAAGCCATCCTGCTGGACGGCGAGAGCTACCGTACCACCCTTGCCTTTCGTTACGGCATCGGGAAAGGGATTGAGGGTGGGATCGATCTCCCGTTGGTGGGCCAGGGAGGTGGTTTCCTGGACGGATTCATCGAAGGGTGGCATGACTTTTTTGCCCTGCCGCAGGGGGGGAGGAAAGAGGCGCCGCGTAACCGGCTTCTTTATGATTACAGCAAAAACGGACAGGAGCGGTTGCGGATAGACGATTCCAGCTTCGGGGTAGGGGACCTGCGCCTTTCCGGAGGTTTTCAGCTGTATGACGATGGGAAGAAGAACCCGCGGGCGCTCGCGTTGCGCGCCAGCCTGAAATTCCCCACCGGCGAGAGCGCCAGGCTTCACGGCAGCGGCAGCACCGATTTTGCCCTCTGGCTGACGGGGAGCGACGACTATGGCTTGCCGTCGGGCGGCCATCTGGGCCTGTTCGGCGCGGTCGGCGGGATGGGCATGAGCGACGGCGACGTGCTGAAGGGGCAACAGAGGAACGTCGTTGGGTTCGGCACCCTCGGCATCGGCTGGAGTCCGGCGGAGGTCATTGCCTTTAAGACGCAGCTCTCCGGCCATACCCCCTTCTACCGCGACAGCGACCTGAGGGAGTTGACCGGCAGCGCGCTGCAGCTTTTGATCGGCGGCACCATCGCCTTTTCGGAGCGGACCGCGCTGGACATCGGCGTTTCCGAGGACGTCGCCGTCGATACATCGCCGGATATTGCGTTCCATCTGGCGCTGAGCAGGCGCTTCTGA
- the traF gene encoding conjugal transfer protein TraF → MKRNICMFLSLFMVAATGTAMGAEFQPMGTLGIGGAGVARTYDAYAPYWNPAGLAFSDKSFTSRIDVSVGLKVNDGLADNVDLLGNMNFDKFSKISGTSSPQDVTDTVKAITILNDIKEKKGTLAVNGNAVFGFQINHVAFGAFGTIEGFAQPEPDTVNILPQQDNTNVQVTPAEFAAPTIGAAPSTQFFGADTGPTSLRGQINSALTSNGFTATEANGLVNATDAQMTGSGMSPQQVASTLISMATTFTAPPPSDPTKAPTLDNNTTSVLTRSLAYIEFPLSYGHAFNLGSFGTLGLGATAKVIAGRVYQSQTYLMKSGSTVTSSDITKELTKNFKDSTNFGFDLGALWRYSDWFNVGIVAKNLNTPEFDAPDIKNKKGDVLVGSGGKVRLKPQVRMGVSFDPYKWLTLAADLDLTENETVVAAEGFKNRTVGGGFEWHGLSWFKLRGGMYSNIADGGIGPTATAGLTFGTKWFNMDIDGAYSLDTALYEGKTYPQEARVQAQFNFLF, encoded by the coding sequence ATGAAGCGCAATATCTGTATGTTTTTGTCTCTTTTCATGGTTGCCGCGACCGGCACGGCGATGGGGGCGGAATTTCAGCCCATGGGCACGCTGGGGATCGGCGGGGCGGGGGTGGCGCGGACCTATGACGCCTACGCTCCATACTGGAACCCGGCCGGGCTCGCCTTCAGCGACAAGTCCTTTACCAGCAGAATCGACGTCAGCGTCGGCCTGAAGGTCAATGACGGTCTTGCCGACAACGTCGACCTGCTCGGCAATATGAATTTCGACAAATTCAGCAAAATCTCCGGGACTTCCTCGCCGCAGGACGTGACCGACACGGTCAAGGCGATCACGATTCTCAACGACATCAAGGAGAAAAAAGGTACCCTGGCTGTCAACGGCAACGCGGTGTTCGGTTTTCAGATCAACCACGTTGCGTTCGGCGCATTCGGGACGATTGAAGGGTTTGCCCAGCCGGAGCCGGACACGGTCAACATCTTGCCGCAACAGGATAATACCAACGTCCAGGTTACCCCTGCCGAATTCGCCGCGCCGACCATAGGGGCGGCCCCTTCGACGCAATTTTTCGGGGCCGATACGGGGCCGACATCGCTCCGTGGACAAATCAACTCTGCTTTGACAAGTAACGGCTTTACCGCAACTGAGGCAAATGGTCTCGTCAACGCCACCGATGCCCAGATGACAGGCTCCGGTATGTCCCCCCAGCAGGTTGCCAGCACCTTAATCAGCATGGCGACAACGTTCACGGCCCCACCTCCTTCTGATCCCACAAAAGCACCTACTTTGGACAACAACACCACCTCGGTCCTGACCCGTAGCCTGGCATATATCGAGTTCCCCCTCTCCTACGGACATGCGTTCAACCTCGGCTCCTTCGGTACCCTGGGACTCGGCGCCACGGCCAAGGTGATCGCCGGCCGTGTCTACCAGTCGCAGACCTACCTCATGAAAAGCGGATCGACAGTCACGTCGAGCGACATCACCAAAGAGCTGACCAAGAATTTCAAGGACTCCACCAACTTCGGCTTTGACCTGGGTGCTCTCTGGCGCTACAGCGACTGGTTCAATGTGGGCATCGTCGCCAAGAACCTGAATACTCCCGAATTCGATGCCCCTGATATCAAAAACAAAAAAGGCGATGTCCTGGTCGGTTCCGGCGGCAAGGTGAGACTGAAACCGCAGGTACGGATGGGGGTGTCGTTTGACCCCTACAAGTGGCTCACCCTGGCCGCGGACCTCGACCTGACGGAGAACGAGACCGTGGTGGCGGCGGAAGGGTTCAAGAACCGCACCGTCGGCGGCGGCTTCGAATGGCACGGGCTATCCTGGTTCAAGCTGCGCGGCGGCATGTACAGCAACATTGCGGACGGCGGGATCGGCCCCACCGCCACGGCAGGCCTGACCTTCGGCACCAAGTGGTTCAACATGGACATCGATGGCGCCTATTCACTGGATACGGCGCTATACGAGGGAAAGACATATCCCCAGGAGGCGCGGGTACAGGCCCAGTTTAATTTCTTGTTTTAA
- a CDS encoding penicillin-binding protein 1A, whose translation MEIYKGRSNPDRRIKNNTGNKLGRTLLVAGGVTGVLALLAFIGYFFYLLGTLPKVDRLADYRPPIVSQVFGEDGNLVGEFYLERRTVVPVDKVPKKLIEAFVAAEDSNFYQHKGIDYLGIIRAAFKNLISMRKKEGASTITQQVAKSMLLTPEKKFSRKLKEAILAKRMEERLSKDEILYIYLNQIYLGAGSYGVQLAAETYFAKNVESLNLAEMAMLAGLPKAPNTYSPIKHLEKAKERQSYVLERMVKEGYITQAEADHAKNTPIVVRSLKKVNSEQSAYFLEQVRIQLEEKYGEDRLYKEGLRIYTTMNAEMQKAAYEGVVNGLKALDKRQGFRGPVKYLAESEVGEFCKHVEDSIDSAALKQGATFQGVVTAVNSAKGDVTVRVGDRTGILNRKNMAWAGKVTLLDTYGKPEGAKGKALPLGSVIEVSVVTPDVNKSGALFALDQEPEAQAALFAMDPKTGGVRAMVGGYDFKKSQFNRAMQAKRNPGSAFKPIIYAAAVDKGMTPATIIDDAPVEYDSGREKSWKPKNYDNIYRGAVTMREALTNSINVVSIKILESTGVNTAIEYAKKLGITSPLANNLTLALGSSSLTPMELTSAYAVFASGGYKVTPYFITKVVDSKGKVLEEIAPPALPVFSAATSAVTLSMDEERNAPAAGTTLTAVPAISPETSYIMTNLMESVVSSGTGQRARALGRPVAGKTGTTNDMKDAWFIGYVPQLVAGVWVGYDQERSLGAGGSGGQAAAPIWTEFMQRSLGGMPVQNFPVPANVTFALINPRTGRLAKEGSEGSVTECFITGTEPTTYDGDAVKTGSDE comes from the coding sequence ATGGAAATTTACAAGGGGCGATCAAACCCCGATCGCAGAATTAAAAATAATACCGGCAATAAGCTAGGCAGGACCCTGCTTGTTGCGGGAGGAGTGACCGGAGTCCTCGCCCTCCTCGCCTTCATCGGCTATTTTTTCTATCTTCTCGGCACCCTGCCGAAGGTGGACCGGCTGGCCGATTACAGGCCGCCGATCGTTTCCCAGGTTTTCGGCGAAGACGGTAACCTGGTCGGCGAGTTTTATCTGGAGCGCCGCACCGTCGTCCCGGTGGACAAAGTGCCGAAGAAGCTGATCGAGGCCTTCGTTGCTGCCGAGGACTCGAACTTCTACCAGCACAAGGGGATCGACTATCTGGGAATCATCAGGGCCGCGTTTAAAAACCTCATCTCCATGCGCAAGAAGGAAGGGGCCTCCACCATCACCCAGCAGGTGGCAAAATCCATGCTCCTTACCCCGGAAAAGAAATTTTCCCGCAAACTGAAGGAAGCCATTCTCGCCAAACGGATGGAGGAACGGCTGTCGAAGGATGAAATCCTCTACATCTACCTCAACCAGATCTATCTAGGCGCCGGGTCTTACGGCGTCCAGCTCGCTGCCGAGACCTATTTCGCCAAGAATGTGGAAAGCCTGAATCTTGCGGAAATGGCCATGCTTGCCGGGCTTCCCAAGGCGCCGAACACCTATTCGCCGATCAAGCACCTGGAAAAGGCCAAAGAACGGCAGAGTTACGTGTTGGAGAGGATGGTCAAGGAAGGGTATATCACCCAGGCCGAGGCGGACCACGCCAAAAACACGCCGATCGTCGTCCGTTCCCTGAAAAAGGTCAACAGCGAACAGTCTGCCTATTTCCTCGAACAGGTACGCATCCAGCTGGAGGAAAAATACGGAGAGGACCGCCTCTACAAGGAAGGGCTGAGGATCTACACCACCATGAACGCCGAGATGCAGAAGGCTGCCTATGAAGGGGTTGTCAACGGCCTCAAGGCCTTGGACAAGCGGCAGGGGTTCCGTGGCCCCGTCAAGTATCTGGCAGAGAGCGAGGTGGGTGAATTCTGCAAACATGTTGAGGACAGCATCGATTCGGCGGCCCTGAAGCAGGGCGCAACGTTCCAGGGGGTGGTGACGGCGGTAAATTCTGCCAAAGGTGACGTGACGGTTAGAGTCGGCGACAGAACCGGGATTCTAAACCGGAAAAACATGGCCTGGGCGGGAAAAGTAACCCTGCTGGACACATACGGAAAACCAGAGGGAGCCAAAGGTAAGGCCCTGCCGTTGGGAAGCGTGATCGAGGTTTCGGTGGTCACTCCTGACGTGAACAAGTCCGGCGCGCTCTTTGCCCTTGACCAGGAACCGGAAGCCCAGGCGGCCCTGTTTGCCATGGACCCTAAAACCGGCGGAGTACGCGCAATGGTAGGTGGTTACGATTTCAAGAAAAGCCAGTTCAACCGTGCCATGCAGGCCAAGCGTAACCCCGGTTCAGCGTTCAAACCGATTATTTATGCGGCGGCCGTAGACAAAGGGATGACACCGGCTACCATAATCGACGATGCGCCGGTGGAGTACGACAGCGGAAGGGAAAAGTCCTGGAAGCCGAAAAACTACGACAACATCTACCGCGGCGCAGTTACCATGCGCGAAGCCCTGACCAACTCCATAAACGTGGTCAGCATCAAGATCCTTGAAAGCACCGGAGTGAACACCGCCATTGAATATGCCAAGAAACTTGGGATAACCTCTCCCCTTGCCAACAACCTGACCCTGGCCCTCGGCTCCTCCAGCCTCACCCCCATGGAACTGACCAGCGCCTATGCGGTATTTGCCTCCGGCGGCTACAAGGTCACGCCTTATTTCATAACCAAGGTGGTCGACAGTAAAGGAAAGGTTCTGGAAGAGATCGCTCCCCCCGCGCTGCCGGTCTTCTCTGCGGCGACCTCGGCGGTGACATTGTCCATGGACGAAGAAAGGAATGCTCCGGCTGCCGGCACCACTCTGACGGCTGTACCGGCCATCTCGCCCGAGACCTCCTATATCATGACCAACCTGATGGAAAGCGTCGTATCGAGCGGTACCGGGCAGCGGGCCAGGGCTTTGGGCCGTCCCGTGGCAGGAAAAACCGGCACTACCAACGATATGAAGGACGCCTGGTTTATCGGCTACGTGCCGCAACTGGTTGCGGGCGTATGGGTCGGTTATGACCAGGAACGCTCGCTTGGAGCCGGCGGTTCGGGCGGGCAAGCCGCAGCCCCGATCTGGACCGAATTCATGCAGCGCTCCCTGGGGGGCATGCCGGTTCAGAATTTCCCCGTGCCGGCCAACGTGACCTTTGCCCTTATTAATCCGCGAACCGGCCGCTTGGCAAAGGAGGGGAGCGAAGGAAGCGTGACCGAATGTTTCATAACCGGTACTGAACCGACGACCTATGACGGAGATGCCGTCAAAACCGGCAGCGACGAGTAA
- a CDS encoding HU family DNA-binding protein, whose translation MTKAELVEAVAKSASLTKGAAEKAVGAFISTVSGALKKGDRVTLVGFGSFEVASRKARTGRNPQTGKEIKIAAAKVPKFRPGKALKDAVASKKK comes from the coding sequence ATGACTAAAGCAGAACTCGTAGAAGCAGTTGCAAAATCCGCCAGTCTGACCAAAGGCGCAGCGGAAAAAGCTGTAGGCGCTTTCATTTCGACTGTGAGCGGCGCACTGAAAAAAGGCGACAGGGTTACCTTGGTCGGCTTCGGCAGCTTTGAAGTTGCCAGCAGAAAAGCCCGTACCGGCAGAAATCCCCAGACCGGAAAAGAAATCAAAATAGCTGCTGCCAAGGTTCCCAAGTTCCGTCCTGGCAAAGCTCTTAAGGATGCCGTAGCCTCCAAGAAGAAGTAA